The genomic interval AGGACTTTGCCTTCCAGTATTTTGCTTTCTATACCAGAGGATTTGGAAGCCGGGAATTACAAGGTTGAGGTTCGGACTATGTCTGGATCGGTTTTAAGAAGTGGTTCTTATTATGAAGATGTGACTGTTAGGTAGATATCTGGTAGAACTTGTTAGGTTTACTGTTTTGCCCTCTTGGTTATGACTAAGGGGGCTTTTTTATTTGTCCACTGAGGAATTCAGAATTCGTCAGTTGGTGTTGGAGGAATTTGTCACTTGAGGAATTCTGAATTTGTCAATTGACCTAGGGTGTCATCCTCAGGCTCCTTTGGTGTCATTGTCACTTGACCTTGGGTGTCAAGTTCAGGCTGGTTGGGGGTCAGTGTCAATTGACGAAGGGAGCTATCCTCAGGCTGAATTGGTATCAGTGTCAACTGATATAGGAAGTCACACCAAGATTAGTTCAAATAATTCTACAAATGCGTATACAAGTAACACTTCTTTATTATAGAGACTCTCTAACTTTCTTTCTTTTATTTTGTTTTACTCAATCCCTTGAACCATTTTAATTCGTCGACTCTCTTCTTCAGTAAACTCAGGTGTTTTAGTAGTCGGCTTGTACCAAGCAAAGCTACTATAGAAATCATTCCAATCTTTATTACTAAAGGCATAACCGTTGTAGGCGTAGATTGTGTTAAGGTAATATCGAGCCAGAATGGATCGATGTGTCTCTATCTGTTTAATGTCACGTCGACACACTTCTACATAGAGTTGATCTAGGTAGGATTCAATACTCTCTTCATTCATATCATCATTTATATATTTCACTGAGTTATAGAGTAACTTTTCATCAATGTTCTTATTCTGAATACCAGTAGTAAGTGCTACTTCCTGAGGATAAGATTCTTCCCAATGATACCCGGGAAAGGTGAGTTCATAAAGGTCTCCCTCATCTAATTCCAGTACAAGTTTATACCCCTCTGGACTAAAGAGCATATCCTGAATGACATGTCCTGAGGCAACATCTAAGATCTTCTCAGGCTTCCCCCCTTCTTCTGGAACGAGAAAAAGCATTTCATTGTAACTCGTATGTTCATCATCCGTGTACTGCCTACCAACAAAGGCTATCTTCTTCATGGCTTTAGAGTAGGTCAGGATTTCTTCTATCTTGAATGGGGAATCTTCTGTTAATTCACCTTTAACTCCGTAGGCGCTTAGGTCTAGGGGAAGACGATAGTAGTCGAAGTCACTTTGAGGGGTTGGATTGTCCTCATTATAATCCTCATCGAGAAACGGTTTGCTTTTTACATTTAGAATCATAATTTTACTTGGGAAGGTTTCTCTATCTTTTATTGCTCTTGGAAGAAATGAGCCTTTATAATCATCCCCATAATCCGAGGGACGTCCTGTCATAAAATAAAATGGCTTTAGAAAATCAATGTTTTCTCTTAATACTACAGTAGCCATGAATTTAGATCCATGCATTTCTTTTATGGTATACATTCGACTTACTAGATCATCTGGAAACCCAGAAGGATAATAGATTAAGATTTTATATTTTTCATCAGTATCACTATAATAATGTTCTTTGTTTATATATGCAATTACAGGGACTACAGGTGGATAGAAAGTAAAATGATAATAGGAATCACCTTCAACACCTAACAAAATATATTGATTGGGGAGACTATTTCTTAATACTTCAATATCACCAATAGGATACTGACGAATTCTGATTTTATTTTCATCTTCGAAAAAAATATTCCCATCAAATTCATTTAAATAATATATAGAGAGATTTAAATCTTCTGGATATGGTTCTGTACCTGCATGTCCTTCTGGTGTTATTGCAAATATAGACCCTATAGAATGTATTACCTTGTTTTTTTTAGGGCTTATTGAAATATTCTTATCTGATGATTTTAAAGGACCTTCACTATATGTGAATATTACATTCCAAAAGAGAAGTACCATTAGTATAATATTTTTCATTTTTATTATTTATTCCTCTGAACTATATACTAGTTATATAATACATGATGTCATTTCTAACCAGTCTTTTAAGACATCCGTTTTTCCCCTTCCTTCATTAACTTGATCTCTTGGATACTGGAAAAAAGAAAGTCGCTAGGGCAAGAGAATTAAGCCGAACCAATAGATCAAAAGTTTCTCTATCAAGGACAATCTTCATTAAGGTTAGTACTTATTGATCGACAAATAACAGTACTGTTAAGACAAAAGTAATCCGTCGACTAAGCTTGTTGTTAACTTGTAGTTTAGGCTCATTTAATCGTCGTACCCAGAGAAAATAGGCAAAGGCAAAGAGTCCCATGATGACTAAAGCGATTAATCCGTAGCGCCAATGGGTGCAAAAAGCCATTGCAAAGAAGAATAGTAAAGACAATTTTAAGTCATCCCGACTGAATCTATACAGGAGAAAAGTAGTTATTCCTGCTAGTGTTAGACTGATGAGTCCTTTTAGTAACATGTTTTTATCCTTTTTTTGTATTGTTACAGTAATTTTGTATTTGTTTAATTATATCCCTTTTTATAGGTTTTATATGAGGATTTTGACGATTAATCTAAGCATGTTTGTTATCCTATTCGCAAATTAGAGGACTCTAATACCAATCCCTTCATATCAGCCAAATCTAGTTCTGCTTTTACATGTTCAGGAAC from Spirochaeta cellobiosiphila DSM 17781 carries:
- a CDS encoding YARHG domain-containing protein, coding for MKNIILMVLLFWNVIFTYSEGPLKSSDKNISISPKKNKVIHSIGSIFAITPEGHAGTEPYPEDLNLSIYYLNEFDGNIFFEDENKIRIRQYPIGDIEVLRNSLPNQYILLGVEGDSYYHFTFYPPVVPVIAYINKEHYYSDTDEKYKILIYYPSGFPDDLVSRMYTIKEMHGSKFMATVVLRENIDFLKPFYFMTGRPSDYGDDYKGSFLPRAIKDRETFPSKIMILNVKSKPFLDEDYNEDNPTPQSDFDYYRLPLDLSAYGVKGELTEDSPFKIEEILTYSKAMKKIAFVGRQYTDDEHTSYNEMLFLVPEEGGKPEKILDVASGHVIQDMLFSPEGYKLVLELDEGDLYELTFPGYHWEESYPQEVALTTGIQNKNIDEKLLYNSVKYINDDMNEESIESYLDQLYVEVCRRDIKQIETHRSILARYYLNTIYAYNGYAFSNKDWNDFYSSFAWYKPTTKTPEFTEEESRRIKMVQGIE